CTTGAGATCCTGGACCAATGCCGCAGAGGGCCGGTCGGTGTCCCGGGCGGCGCTCTTCATTCCTGACTCGATGTCGCCGTGATGATCCCAGGCGCGATGGTAAAGTTGGATGAAGCGGACACCGCGTTCGGCGAGCCGCCGCGCGAGCAGACAGTTGGACGCGAAGCTGCCGTCGCCCGGTTTCTCGACGCCGTAAAGTTCAAGGATGTGCTTCGGCTCGCGGCTGAAATCTGTCAAGTCCGGGATGCTGGTCTGCATCTTGAACGCCAGTTCGTACTGGGCGATGCGCGTGTGGATTTCCGGGTCGATGCGTTCCTCGGCCAGCATACCGTTGAGCCGGTTGATTTCCTCGACGACCTGCCGCTGCGTACTCTGACAAACGCCTTCGGGATTGCCGACGTAATGAACCGCGTCGCCCTTCGACTGAAAGAGAATTCCCTGAAACTTGCTCGGCAAGAATCCGGCGGACCACTGTCGCGCTGAAACCGGTTGCTGGCCGGTCTTGCCTGCGGACGTGAGCACAATGAAGCCGGGCAGATTGTCCGCCTCCGCGCCGAGACTATACAACAGCCACGACCCCATGCTGGGCCGGCCCTTGATGATCGAGCCGGAGTTCATGAAGGCGTGCGCCGGATCGTGATTGATCTGCTCCGTCTGCATCGAGCGGACGATGCTGATGTCGTCGGCAATCTCGCCAATGTTCGGGAACAACTCGGAAATTTCCTGCCCGGACTTTCCCCATTTCTTGAATTCACAGAACGGCCCGCGCGCCTTCAGTACGGCGTGCTGGAGTTGAGCGAGTTGCTGACCTTTCGTGAACGATTCTGGAAACGGCTGGCCATCCAGTTCCTTCAGCTTTGGTTTGAAGTCGAACGTTTCCAGATGTGACGGCCCGCCCGCCATGCAGAGGTGGATGACACGTTTCGCTTTGATCGGAAAATGCGGCGGGTTCACGATGCCGCGCCAGCGTCCTGCGGGTGCGGCCTGCGCCGCCTGCGCGCTGCCGACGAGTTGCGGATCGAGCAGGCTAGCGAGCGCGATGCCGCCCAAGCCGTAGGCCGCGCGACCCAGAAAAGTCCGGCGGCTGATGTTCAACTGATATTCGGGAGAATTAAATGAGGGGATCATACGCTTTCAATAACAGGTGATGGTTTCATGGAGATTCAACACGACGCGGCAGACTTGGGTCCACGCCGCGAGTTCGGTGGCGTCCATCTGCGCAGTCGTTTTCGCCAGGCCCACATGAATTAATTTGTCAGCGTCCTGTGAGTTGGAGCGGTAATAATCTCGCTGCACAGCGAGAAAGTTTTTCAACGACGCTTTCTCCTTCGCTTTGATCGGGCGACCGAGAGCGCGTTTGTAAATCAGATCAAGTCGTTCGTCGTCGGGCGAGTTCCCGACAGCGAGAATTCTTTGCGCGAACACATGCGAGGCTTCGGTGAACGTCGGATCATTGAGCAACGTCAGCGCTTGTTGCGGAGTGTTGGAGACGATACGGAACGCGGTGCATTCCTCGCGCGCCGGTGCGTCGAAGTTCGCCAGCATCGGTTGCAGAAAAGTGCGCTGCCAGTGGGTGTAAAGCCCGCGCCGATATTGGCGCTCGTCTTTGTCCGGATAATAATCGCGGTCGGGGAATTGCAAATTGGCGTAGTAACCGGCGGGCTGGTAAGGATGCGCGCTCGGTCCGCCGATGTCTTCGTTGAGCAGGCCGGCGATGAACAGGGCGTTGTCGCGCACAAACTCGGCTTCAAGCCGGCGCGGGTTTTGACTGGCGAGCAGCCGGTTGCCGGGATCGATTTCCTTCAACTCCGGCCGCTCATTGGAGTCCTGACTGTAGGTCGCCGACATCACCATCAGTTTGACCATGTGCTTCACGTCCCACGCTTGAACTGGTTGAGAGTTTAGGGATGAGGTTTGTGGGACGGACGGCTGCATGAATTCGACTGCCAACCAGTCGAGCAACTCCGGATGACTCGGCGTGTCGCCTTGCATGCCAAGGTCATCAACCGTGGTGCAGAGACCGGCGCCGAAGAATTGTTTCCACAGCCGGTTCATGATCGTGCGGGCAGTGAGCGGATTGCCGGGCGACACCAACCACTTGGCCAGATCGAGTCGGTTGAGCCGGCGGCCTTCCGGATTGGCGGGCTGCGGCAGAAAATGCGGCGGCAGCGGCTGGACGATTTCGCCGCTCTCATTTTGCCAGTTGCCGCGCGGCAACACACGCGTCGTGCGCGGCTCCCAAGCCACCGTGACTTGAGTAAACGCGCGACCATGGCGACACTCCAGGACGTTGCGCTCGATGGTCTTGTATTGGGCAAACTCATCTGCGTCCCAACAACCGGTGCTCAGTAGATAGGTTTCGTTCAGTAAGGCGCTGATGGCTTTCGAGTTGTCGTACGAAGACAATGCCTTTGCGAGCGGTTCGCCGCTGCCGGCTTTCAACGGGTCTTCGGCGGCAAATGGCGTCACTGAAATCCGGGCCGAGGAAATCGCAACGTTGCCGAGATTCACAACCAGCGAGTCACCGTTTTTGACTCTCACCGGTTTGTCCAACAGCCACACGGCGGTTTGTAATTCGGGATCGGTCGAGAGTTGCCAGAGGTCTTTGACCCCGATGATGGAAGCGCCGTTGAAATAGCGTTCTTCTTTGCGGTCCGCCTCCGCGTGGAAGAAGACAAGCTTCGTTTCATTGGTGCCGTCTCCAGACTTGAGCGTGGCAGTCAAGGCCAGTGAACCGCCTTTGGCTTTCTTTTTTTGGGTCGCGGCATCAGCCGCGGCTTCCTGAGAGAGCAGTTGCACGCGAACGGCCGCAATCCAGGAATTCGAGAGCGGCAAGGTGACACGGAGGTTTTCCTTCGCTTGATCGCTGAAGGAAATCGTCATGTCCGCCTGCACTGTGAAGTTGGTTCCGGGAACGGCGTTGGTGTCCTTCATCTTCAAAGTGACCTGCGGCGGCGGACTCGCCCAGCCATCCGGCCACTGCTTCAAAAAGTTTTCGCTGGCGAGACGCCACTCGTCGAAGGCCGCTTGCTGTTGGGTGGATGATTTCATCCTGGCGGCGCTCGCCGACACCAGCTCCGTGATCTGCTTTTCCAGTTTCGCCAGCCGCCGTTGCAAATACGGGTTCTCCGCTTCGATCAAGGGTGGGAAGGGATGATCATTACCGAAGCCTTTCAAATCGGGCGTCGGCGCGTAGGGCGCATCGGCGTAGTAGCCCCATTGTTTGACGTCCGCGAAGAACGCTTCCATCTGATAAAAATCTTTTGTGCTGAACGGATCGAATTTGTGGTCGTGACACTCGCAACACGCCATCGTCGAGCCGAGCCACGTCGTCGAGACCGTGCGGACACGGTCAGCCTGATACTTGGCGAGGTATTCCTTTGGCTGCGCGCCGCCTTCGCGCGTCATCATATTGAGGCGGTTGAAACACGTGGCGACCTCTTGCTCCGTTGTCGCGTTCGGCAGGAGATCGCCGGCGAGTTGTTCGATCGTGAACTGGTCGAACGGCTTGTTGTGGTTGAACGCGTCGATGACGTAATCGCGATAGGGAAAA
Above is a window of Verrucomicrobiota bacterium DNA encoding:
- a CDS encoding PSD1 domain-containing protein; its protein translation is MGLIKVQSFTDSMPMPKPKFRILPRIAFVIGLAAMARLASGAAAQENTPIPAKVQFNRDVRPIFSDTCFKCHGPDAKARKAKLRLDVREDALAEHDGKLPIVPGKSAKSEAYRRLVTTDRDDLMPPPSSNKKLTKRQIELIRRWIDQGAEYQPHWSYIPPTRPELPKVKNKSWVRSPIDHFILSKLEVRKIKPSPEADRRMLLRRLSLDLIGLPHTPQEVEAFMNDRSHNAYERQVDRLLASPHFGERMAVPWLDVVRFADTVGYHGDQNQNVFPYRDYVIDAFNHNKPFDQFTIEQLAGDLLPNATTEQEVATCFNRLNMMTREGGAQPKEYLAKYQADRVRTVSTTWLGSTMACCECHDHKFDPFSTKDFYQMEAFFADVKQWGYYADAPYAPTPDLKGFGNDHPFPPLIEAENPYLQRRLAKLEKQITELVSASAARMKSSTQQQAAFDEWRLASENFLKQWPDGWASPPPQVTLKMKDTNAVPGTNFTVQADMTISFSDQAKENLRVTLPLSNSWIAAVRVQLLSQEAAADAATQKKKAKGGSLALTATLKSGDGTNETKLVFFHAEADRKEERYFNGASIIGVKDLWQLSTDPELQTAVWLLDKPVRVKNGDSLVVNLGNVAISSARISVTPFAAEDPLKAGSGEPLAKALSSYDNSKAISALLNETYLLSTGCWDADEFAQYKTIERNVLECRHGRAFTQVTVAWEPRTTRVLPRGNWQNESGEIVQPLPPHFLPQPANPEGRRLNRLDLAKWLVSPGNPLTARTIMNRLWKQFFGAGLCTTVDDLGMQGDTPSHPELLDWLAVEFMQPSVPQTSSLNSQPVQAWDVKHMVKLMVMSATYSQDSNERPELKEIDPGNRLLASQNPRRLEAEFVRDNALFIAGLLNEDIGGPSAHPYQPAGYYANLQFPDRDYYPDKDERQYRRGLYTHWQRTFLQPMLANFDAPAREECTAFRIVSNTPQQALTLLNDPTFTEASHVFAQRILAVGNSPDDERLDLIYKRALGRPIKAKEKASLKNFLAVQRDYYRSNSQDADKLIHVGLAKTTAQMDATELAAWTQVCRVVLNLHETITCY
- a CDS encoding DUF1501 domain-containing protein, coding for MIPSFNSPEYQLNISRRTFLGRAAYGLGGIALASLLDPQLVGSAQAAQAAPAGRWRGIVNPPHFPIKAKRVIHLCMAGGPSHLETFDFKPKLKELDGQPFPESFTKGQQLAQLQHAVLKARGPFCEFKKWGKSGQEISELFPNIGEIADDISIVRSMQTEQINHDPAHAFMNSGSIIKGRPSMGSWLLYSLGAEADNLPGFIVLTSAGKTGQQPVSARQWSAGFLPSKFQGILFQSKGDAVHYVGNPEGVCQSTQRQVVEEINRLNGMLAEERIDPEIHTRIAQYELAFKMQTSIPDLTDFSREPKHILELYGVEKPGDGSFASNCLLARRLAERGVRFIQLYHRAWDHHGDIESGMKSAARDTDRPSAALVQDLKQRGLLDDTLILWGGEFGRTPMGQGTGRDHHMLAFSIWLAGGGIKGGVTYGETDELGYRAAVDPVHVHDLHATMLYLCGIDHKRLTYRSQGRDFRLTDVSGEVVNAILT